Sequence from the Catenuloplanes indicus genome:
GCGAACGGATCACGCAGAAACGGTTGATCTCCGTGGGCAGCGGCACCGGGCCCGCGACCTGCGCCCCGGTGCGCGTCACCGTCTCGACGATCTTCCGCGCCGAGGAATCGACGACCTCGTGGTCGTAGGCCTTGAGCCGGATGCGGATCTTCTGTCCCGCCATGGTGGCTTCTGTTTCCTTCTCTCGATGCCGCTACCTGCCGAGTAGAACTCCTCGGCATGCCCCCGGATCAGACTCGGCCGGGTGTTTCACCGGCCGGATTTGACCCGGGGCACAGGGCCCTCGACCCTGTGCTGTCCGACCCCCGCGGTCGGGCGTGTCGCGTTTTAACTTCACGCCCCGCCCCGGAATCCGGAGCAGATTGCCCGTCAGCCCTCGGTGAGGACTTCGTCCGCCGGGATCGGGGCGCCCTGGGCGATCAACCAACTATTCATTGATCAACAAACCCCAGACGCCGGGCGAGGGCGACCGGACATGACACATCCAGCCGCCCCGCGCGGACGCAACCTGACTAGTATGCCGTATTACCGAACGGCAACGCTAATCGGGGTACCTGTTTACTTACTTGATGATCTTCGTGACCGTGCCGGCGCCGACGGTGCGGCCACCCTCACGGATCGCGAACTTCAGGCCCTGCTCCATGGCGATGGGCTGGATCAGCTTGACCGCCATCGAGGTGGAGTCGCCCGGCATGACCATCTCGGTGCCCTCGGGGAGGGTCACGACGCCGGTCACGTCGGTGGTCCGGAAGTAGAACTGCGGACGGTAGTTCTGGAAGAACGGCGTGTGCCGGCCACCCTCCTCCTTGGAGAGGATGTAGACCTGGCCCTCGAACT
This genomic interval carries:
- the rpsJ gene encoding 30S ribosomal protein S10; amino-acid sequence: MAGQKIRIRLKAYDHEVVDSSARKIVETVTRTGAQVAGPVPLPTEINRFCVIRSPHKYKDSREHFEMRTHKRLIDIIDPTPKTVDSLMRLDLPAGVDIEIKL